CATCGCGATGATGGCCCTAAATATTGATGCAGAAATCATCAGATCATATTATGACTCAACAAAGGCACTTAATGAGACTAGAACTTTAACTGAGAGAAAAAATGAGAAAATTTTCGAAAGAACTCTTGAAGCTAAAGCTCAACAGGTACCTGATACATATGCACAACCTTGGGAGCAGTATAAGCAACTGAAAGGTAAAATTGATCTTTTAGTAAAATCAGCTGATGATATTAAGGCTAACCTTAAAAAACAATCAGAATTTCATGATAAAGATCCTAAAACAGGGAAAGATCTTGATGTAAGCGAAAATTTCGCAGCTCTGAATAACAATGAAGCGACAATGGCTTATTTCTTCAAAGAAGGAGACGAAAATGCACCATCTAAAGGAGCATTGGACTTAAAAGCTAAGATTGATGATGTAAGAAATTTTATTAACAGTGCATTTGGTAATAATCCTCAGTTACAGGATTTAGTAGATAGAGCGAATAAATCGATCATTGCTGAGTATCCTAAAGGAAAATCTCCAAACGGTAAAACCTGGTTTCAGAATAAATTCTATCATCAGCCGCTTATTGCCGCAATTTCAAATCTGGAAATTATTCAGAATGACGCAAGAAACGTGCAGTCAGATGCATTAGCTTTATTGCTACAGGAAAAAGTGGATGCCAGTATCAAATTTACAAGCTACGAACCTATTGTTTCTGGACCAACCGATATTCAGGCAGGTAAGCAGGCTGAAGTGAAAGTTATGCTAGGTACCTATTCTAACAGTAATAAGATCAGTATTTCCGGTGTAAGCAAACAGGAAAATGGTAAAGGAATTATTCCGATTTCAGGAGCTGGTATCGGAGAGCATAAGCTTTCTGGAGTTATTACTTTAACAGATGCTTCAGGAAAGCCACAAACTTTCCCTTGGACGCATACGTATAATGTAATTGCTGGACCTAGAGAGGTGAAAATGGAAAAAGGATTATTGCTTTCTGCGGATAAAATGAACGTTATGTACAGAGGGCTTGAAAATCCAGTATCTGGTTCTATCTTAGGTGCTGATAATTCTAAATTGTCATTATCTGCTCCGGGAGCAACAGTAAGAAATACAGGAGCTGGGAAATGGATCGTAAAACCAACAACAGGAAACACCGTAAAATTAACTTTATCTGGTGTTGACCCTTACGGTAAAACCGTTTCTGAGGTATTTGAATATAGAATTAAAAATGTTCCACCTCCACAAGGTCAGATGAGAGGACAGAATGTATTGTCCATGCCGGCAACTTCTATTCCTAATCAGTCTGTTCAGGCGGCAATTCCTGACTTCGACTTCCCTGTATCATTCACTGTAACACAGTTTATGGTAAGAGTGCCTGGGAAAGCGGCATTATTAATTAAAGGAAGTTCTTTGGATGATGCAGCAGGCTTGGTAAGAGGTTTAAGAACCGGAGATGTGGTGTCAATCTTTGATATTAAAGCAACAGCACAAGGTCTGGATGGACAGGTAATTAAAAACATTACTCCTATATTAATTAACGTTCAATAGAACTAAAAATGTAAATTTATTATGAAAAAATATATTAGCAGCCTTTTAGTATTAGTTTCGGGATTTGCTTTTTCCCAAACTATTCTGAACGCTTCTTCTCCGGAAGAATTCAGAAAGATGAGAGAGGAAAATAAGCAGAAAGTAGGAGATACTGTTGTTGATAAAACAGTAAAGCCTTTAGAATATGGCTTTGTTGATGATAAAGATATCTTAAAAAGTATGTTTGTTTGGGAAATTATCGATATGAATGATAAGATTAACCAACCTTTCTACTATGATAATCCTGATGGTTTATTGTCTACTCAGACGAGATCATTATACCAGCTTTTGTTAGATGCCGCACTTACAGGAAAGATTGAGCAGGTTTATAATGATGAAAACTTTGTCGACAGACTATCTGCTGATGGTATTCAGAAAAGATTAGAGAAAGTGGTTATTAACGACGCTGCTATTGATATTCTTAACTCTGGAAGAGCATTAACGGATCAGGAGAAGAAACAATATACAGATGTTTATAAGACGACTACTGATAAGGTTAAAGTGCTTAAGATCATGGGTATGTGGTTTATTGATAAGAGAGATGGGCAAATGAAGTACAGACCTCTTGGAATTGCTGCAATGGGACCAGATCCTGCTGTACAGGGAGTTATCGGTCCGGACGGTAAGCCAATTGCGAGTAACGACGAGCTTATCGATCTGTTTTGGATCTATTATCCGAATGCCAGAGATATCTTAGCTAATAATTATGTTTTCAATAGAAAAAACTCTTCTGCAGATCTTTCTTTTGATGATTTAATAAATGCGAGAAGGTTTTCTTCTATTATTTATAAGTCTTCAAGTGGTTTAGGAGATGGAATTATTAAAGACTACATTCCTAAGAATGCAGATGAACAATTGGAAGAAAGTGATAGAATCAAAGAGCAGATTCTTGAAATGGAAAACGATATGTGGAATTATTAATATTTCACTTGATATTTATAGAAAACCTGAGTATTTTTACTCAGGTTTTTTTTATTATGAAAAATGTAGATTATATAATAGTTGGAGATGGGTATGCAGGACTTTTTTTTGCGCATCAGCTAATAAAGGAGAATAAGTCCTTCATCCTTTTTTCTGAAGGTAAAACGAGTGCTTCCCAAATATCCGCGGGAATCATTAATCCTGTTGTTTTAAAGAAATTCACTACCTTTTGGCTGGCTCAGGATCAAATTCATTTTTTAAAAGATACGCTGAAAGAAATTGAAACATATACCGGTGAAAATTATCTGATTGAGGCGCCTATTCACAGAATTTTTCATGATGAGAATGAAAGAAACCTTTGGCTTAAAAAATCAGGGAAAGAAGAGCTTACTCATTTCCTTGATCCTAAATTCGATGATTTAAAGGGGGTAAAAAACGAATATCTTTCCGGAAAGGTTAATCAGTCTGCCAGACTTAATGTAAAAGGTTTTTTTGGAGGTCTATTTGCTTTTCTGGAAAATAACAACTTTTTAATTAAGGAAAGATTTAATTATACAGATATCCGTATTGATGAATCTTCTTATCGCGATATTCATTTTAAAAATCTCATCTTTTGTGAAGGAATGGGAGTGAAAGAGAATCCATATTTTTCAGAAATTCCTGTGATGGCCAACAAAGGGCATCATATCAAAGTTCAGATCTCGCAGACCATTCCCTTAAATATAACGATTAAGAAAAAGCATTTTCTTTTTCCTACCGAGAACGGTTTATATTTTTACGGAGGAACTTACGATCGTGAGCAGCTGCATCATCAAATTGATTCTTCAGCAGTAGAACAACTTAAAAAAGGTTTGTCGGAGTTTTACCCGTATCCGTTTGATATTCATGAAGTGAATTTTGGTTTCAGACCTACAGTGAAAGACAGAAGACCAATCATAGGGAGCCATACAGAATGTAAAAACCTTTTTGTTTTCAATGGCTTAGGAGCAAGAGGAATCCTTAACGGTTGCTATTTTGCGAAAAGCTTATATGATTTTATCGAAACAGGTATTCCTTTACCTGAAGAAATATCTCTAAGCCGTTTCACACAGAAGAATGAACCCCAATAAGCTTTTATTTTGCGAGAGTATGTGGTTAAAAAGATAAAACAAAGAGGAAACAAATCGCCGGATAACAAATCGGGATGAGTATTTGGTCCGGCGAATTTGCATTCCTACTTCTACTAAATAATTATATGATATTGGTTATTATAGATGATAAGGTTATTTTATTTTAAAAACATTTACATTCTCATCAATATTCGGGTGATTTATATTGATTGTGTTTTTTTGTGTAAGATTTAAATAGTAACGGAATGCAAATGTTTTTGATTAAAATATTTTTTCCACTTAGCTACCGTATTTCTGCTCAGTTTGAAATGATTCGCTAATTCTGTGTTGTTAAGTTCGTTTTTTTGCTGGTACTCAAGGATTTCAAGAATGGCGTTCTGATCGTAAGATCGGTGCTTTTGATTAAATTCAACCGTCTCTTTATCATGCAGTCCGAAAATAATATTATTTAACGTGATAACATCAAGAATAGATATTTCTCTTTTGGTGAGAATATTGTTACATTCCTGTTGTTTGTTCGGGTGGTTTCTGCTGATGATGTCATTATAAATCAGTCTGTAGTTTGGGTAGGTTCGTGGCATAATATAAGGTGTTATGGGGTTGATTTTTCTGAATTTTTTTTGTTATTCATATTTCTGTATTTTACAGTCCATCGGTGCAGAGTCGTTTTAGGAATTCCATATCTTTCTATCACTTCATTCATATTTTTCTCACCGGAATTGATAAGTTCGACAATAAATTCGATCACTTCCTTAGTGTAAATATTTTTTCTGAATTGTGGCAGTGAAGAGGTTTTTTCCTTTTGACAGGTATAGAAATTGCTCTGAGGAGAAAATAAGATGAGATGCTGAGAATAGATTCTGAAGAAATCGTATTCCAAAAGTTTGCTCCATTTTAAAAGAAGCTCGGTTTCAATAGTGTGAGATCTGTACATTTCTTTTATTTTATCCTCGCTGCAGGAAAAGAAATTACATATTCTGGATATTTCTATTTCATATTCTGTAACCCTCTGTTCTATTAATGTACCGATATTGATGTCCTTAAATGATGTCATAATCGTTTCGTTTGTGTTTATACGCAATAATTCTTGTTTGTTCATTAGGCAGGCATACTCTCTAAAAATGGGCAGGGCATGATTGCTGAAGCAAATCTATCATGTCGCAGGCAAAAAAAAATATTTTCAACTGTTAATAGGCGTTAATAGCATCATTAAAATTCGTTATTATGTATTAATTTTTATTTTACAATTTATTGAATATTAATTTGTTGTGTTTTTCAAGGTGTTAATTTTTTAGAATTTAAAATTTCTGATTTTTTTTTTCACTGAAATAAGATTTGCATATATTTTAATGAAGTATTTCATGATAATTTACAAAATCATTTAAGGATTTTAGGTGGGAATCTTGTGGTATAAATTGTGAGAGGGACTTAAATTTATTTGTCGGGCTTGATTTATGTATTCATTTTCCTACTACTTCTTTTTCTTTGTATGTATTAAAATTGTTATTAAGAGCTTTTTTGATTAAAAATTTAAATCAAAATTTGTTTTTTTGAGTATTTGATTTTTATTAATCTTAAAAGTATTGAAATTCAATTAAATACATTTTTTATTTTTGTTTTTTTTATATTTTTAGTGGATGTATGTTTACAGGATTATAGGGCTTATTGTTATCCTTTTTTTCATGACTTCTTGTTACATGGAAAAAGAGGAAGATTATTTTTATGAGGTTAATAAAGAACTCTCAAAGGCCAATCGTAACCAGGAAAAAATTTCTGAAATTTATCGTATAGAACTGGGAAAATACAAACGCACGAACGAGCTTAAGTACCTTATAAGCAGTAAATTTGCAGAAACCTTTATCGATATTGACGAGAGGCCTAAAAAAGTATCCCTGATTTATGAATTATTAAGAATCAACGACGGAGATTATGATTTTATTACGGCTTATTGTAAACTGAGCCTGGCTCACGAATTTGAGGATACCTCTCCTAAATTAGGCCTGCAGTTTCTTAATGAAGCTATCAAAATAGAGGAAAAGGATGACAAAAAAGTTCTTCTTCCCCATCTCTATCATGCCAAAGGAAGATGGTATTTTCAGCACAATAATTTCTCACTCGCCCGGATTTATTTTTATAAAGCGCTAAAAACTTTCAAGAAAGACGATATGCTTTATATAGCCTCTATGTATAATAATTTCGGATTGTGCGATTATGAAATGAAGGATACTGAATCCAGTATCAGCAACATAAAACACGGAATTGAAATTCTTGAGGGGAAAACGAATCCTACAGAAGAAGAACGACGTTTTACTTATACGATGAAAGGTAATCTGGGAGAGATTTATTTTAATAAAGATGACTATGTGAGTGCTGTTAAGTACCTTGAGCAGGAGTTTCACTTTAATAAGGATCAGAAAAAAAGGGAAGATAACCAGATCAGAAATACCAGGCAGCTGCTTGAAATATATAAGACCACCGGTGAAAAAAATAAAGAAATTGAACTGATAAACTACCTTCTTGCCCTCGAACCTCGTTTAAAGAATACCAATCAAAGGATTTTGCTTTGTGAAATCCTGCAGCATTATTATTCAGATAAAAATGATCTTCAGCAGCTGAAGCAGTTATCCGAAAAACTGGTAGAGCTTAATAAGAAAAGTAATGAGGAAACGGTAGAAGATCTTGATAATATTTCTGACATTCTCAATGGGTATATCATTAAAAATATTAATCAGGAGTTTGATTATAAGGTTGAAATGCAGGAAAGAAACACCGTTTTGTTGATTGTGCTGGTCATTATTCTGATAAGTTTTTTTACAAGATCTATCCTCAAGATCAGAAAGAAAAATGAAAAAGAAAAAGAATATCTGACCGGACTTAAAAATGAATTGGAAAACAATAATGAAAGCCTCGAAAAGGATATTCTGCTCAAAGAGGAAAAGATCAAAAATCTGCATTTAAATCTCAATCTTAAAATAGAAACAGAAAAGGCATTTCTGGAGAATCTTAAAAAAATTAGAAAATCCAAGAATGTAAATGCTACAGATACAGTACGAGATCTTTTTTTTCAAATGAATAATCTACTTCAGATTGATGAAAAAAATCATGAATTTATTGATGACAGTTCTTCTGAAAACAGAGAATTTATTAAAAAATTATCAGAGAGATTTCCTCAGCTTACAGCACAGGAACTCAAATTATGTGTCTATTTCAGACTTAACCTTTCATCCAAAGAGGTTTCATTGCTTGAAAAAATTACGCCCGGAAGTGTGAGGGTCTACAAAGCCAAGATTAAAGCAAAAATGAAACTGGATAAGGAAGAAAACCTGCCTACTTTTTTAGGTATGATTGTATAAATTTAATAAGGAAAAGAAGAGCATTACATACGTTCGATTACTGAATCAGTCTGAAAAGTAAATACATAAAGGTGAGGATGAAAATTGCCTTACCGGAAAAATATTCTGAAATAAATAATACTGTTTTCTTTTTGAATTTACCTTCCCCCCGAAGGGGTTAAAAATGAGTAGTGTCAGGTAAAACCTGATGTATAAGTATCCAATGATATTATGACCCTGAAAGAGTTAAATAATGTAATGGAAATTTCAAAGATAAAATGGTATAATCTAATTTTTGATTAAGATGATCCTTAATTTACCATCATTGATCGTTATTCCTTGTAACGATTATCTTTTAATGTTATAAAAAATTCAATAAAAATCGATATTTGGAATGAAATTTATTCTATAAAAATAGTTTGTCGCTAGGTTCTTAAGAGGAAAAAGTTGAATATCATAAAAAGTATGCCGCCATAGCCGCTACTGAACCGAGGAGCTAAAGGACTGATGATGAATTCTACCACAAAAATAAAAGATTATGGATGAGAATATCTTAGGAATTATTGCCGGAATACTTACCTCTGTTGCAATGTTGCCGCAGCTCATTAAGGTTGTTAAAGAAAAAAATGCGGAGGATCTCTCGTGGGTTATGCTCATTGTTCTTATCTCTGGTTTATCTCTTTGGGTTTGGTACGGTTTTTTAAAAGATGAACTTCCTATTATCCTTTCCAACTCTTTTGCGGTGATCTTAAACATAACTTTACTGAGTTGCTGTTTGATGTTCGGGAAAAAGTAAACCTCATTTTAAGAATAAAAAAACGCCTTACCTCGTAAGACGTTTTTAAAGCTATTTTTATAAATCGTATTGTTTATTGGCTTTCAAATTTCGCTAGCGGAGCCATTCGGGCTTTATTCAGACTCAGCGTTTTTCCACTTACTGAATAATTGTCAGCAGCCAGCAAAGCATCTAAAAATGCTCTTTCTGTCGGAAGATCATCGCAGGCAATCATGGTAGACATTCCTTGATTAAATTTAATACGCATCATTTCAGGTTTTATCTCAAAAGTACCGCCCACACCATTGCATCCACCATGCCCTTCGTATCTCATATCTGCTTTGTTCAGTTTGAAAAAAGGTCTGGCCTTAGGATTTTTAAGCACAATAGGTTTTCCGTTGAGCTCTGTGAGTGTCCAGACTTTTTCTGTGATGTCATTATTCACATCAATGGGAGCCTGAGAAGGTTTGCTCATACAGGATGACACAAAAACAATCATCAAAATAAAGGAACTTAAAGAATAACAAAGGTTTTTCATATCTGTTTCGTTTAATTTGTTCTTTTAATAGGAAGCCATTTTTGTGGCAGACTTGTCTTTCCCGTTTTCTTTATAGCTAAAGAGCACCATGTCATAATTTTTCTTCAAAAATGTAATATTTCCCCGAATATTTGAATATTGGTATTCTGCATTGGAAGCAGTATAGTCAGGAAATCCGTCACTTTTTTGTAGGTCATAGGTCTTGCCGTCAAGATGTACAACTGCGGTGTTTTGAGTATGATTGATACTGACTTCAATCTTTTCGCCGTTGTTGTCTGTATAGACATTTTTTACAATGTCATCATGAGTTACAGAATCATTTGTGTCCGTAAGTATTTCTGCTTCTTTCGGTGAATTTTTACACGCTGCGAGGGAGAGTGCGAAAAGCCCTAAAAGGAGGGGTTGTAATAATGTTTTCATAGTGATAAGTGATATGGTGATTCATAAAATATTTGATATTAATGAGTTATAAAAATACAACTTTTTTTATTAATAAATGTTAATTTTATATAAAATAACTGATTACCAGTGTTTTGTATTTTACTCTCTTTCTTTAACGAATTCTGGATTATGAGATGAAAACAGAGGATGTCCTAAAAGTCAGACATCCTTTTTGAGAATTTAATATTTGCATATACCTCCTGTACAGGGCTACGAAAAAAATGGATAAAATTAAAGGCTGCCCAAGCTTTTAGGACAGCCTCTTTAATTGATAGTGTATAGAATGTTTTACTTTTTATGGGGCAGTAATCTGTTCTATGGTAAAGAATGCTTTTGTTGTGTTACATGTTCCCGCAGGACAAGTAGTCACACTTCCTGCGCTCGTTGGAGATGAAGATCCCATCATATAATACAATTTATAAAAAGTTTTGTCGGTAGGGCTATTGGTAGTCCATGAGTAAAGACGCTGTTCTGGCATTCCTGCCGCATACGTTTCGGGATCACCCCAATAGGGATTGGTAGAGCTTGTCTGTATTCTTGCGCCGGTGGTAGCATCAATTAAACTTGAAGATGATGTTGCATTGTCTCCCGCCCAGGCATTTGGCGGTAGCCTCAGCTGGTTCTGTTGATAACCTCCGGCTCCACTCCACAGATAATGCCCATTAGAAATAATTTCTACATTGGAAGCAGTGTTATTCCTAATTTGTAAATTAACTTGTGAAAAAGCCGAATTTGTAGGGATAAAAGTTCGTACGGAAAACTTGCCGTCAGGCGTTGTAATTTGTAAGGCATATCCTGCTCTTCCGTTATCTGTTGTAGCTACCAAAGGTCCCATGACCGCTATGCTTTCTAAATGGGCGAGATTGGTATTCCCTCCGCTAGTTCCGGATGAGGTATTGAATACTCTCCATTCTGTACCGTTCCAGAAATAATATCCTGGATTTAAGGCGGGTCCCGTATTATAAACAAGAAGACCGGTTGCATTGGGATTTCCACTAAGCTGCATCGTTGCAGATGTGAGAGAAATTCTCGGACCTAAAATTCCCTTATTTGGTGAACTCACGTCCAGAATAGACGATGGATCTGGGTTAGCAATATTAATACCCACTTGTGCGTTGGAGAAAGATACAGCTAATAAAAATGCTGCCATGAGTGAATTTTTCATAGTTCTTTAAGTTTTGCATGGTGTTAGGCTTTTTAAAGCTTTAAGTTTTTGGTCTGAATTAAACCTTTCGATCTAATTTTGTTAAAGATATAAAAAAAATAGATGTGAAAGAAGTGTCATGCTATTAAATTAATCTTAATTTAAATTTGAATAATGAAGAAGAATCATGTTAAAATTTTTAATAAATTATATTATTTAACTGGAATATCATAAAATGATGAATATTGAATAATTTACAGTTTTACGGTGTTTTTTTGGGAATTATGTACCGGTAAGCATTTTAGCTAATTTAAAGAAGCGTTAAATTTTGTTAATCCCCTATGATTGTATATCAATCAAAATGTACATTTGTTCCTTCAAAATGAGAACGTATATCACCTATTTTTTGACAGCACTTTTTCTGCTTTTCGTAGTGGAAAGTAAGATCAATGTCAAAACTTTGCGAAATGACTACACCAGTCATACGTCTCACATGCCTAAAAGAACCAATCGTTTAAATCAAACGTGCGAAAAATTGTCTATTCAGCAAATTCAGGATGATGCAGGAAGTGCTTATTCCATTGAATTTAATGAAGAAGACTTTCAGCTTTCAGATACTTTGCAGACCATCATTGCTTTTGCAAGTATTTTCAGTTTGGTTTATATTTTCGGTTTAGAAACAAAAAAACAGTTGAAACCTGCCATATATGGCTTTCTATCACAATTTTCTACTGTTAAAAGATTCATTCTGATTCGTTCTATCAGAATTTAAAAACTCATTTTCCCGTTAGATTTTCTGCTCTTTATGTTGAGCGGGGAATGTTATGCGTTGTGTTTGCCGGTAATCATCACAACGTAAGATCCCTTGTTACCACCTTTCCGATTTAAAAAAATAACGATTTAAATATAAAACTCTAAAATTATGATGAAAAGAGCTGTCTCAAGCATTATGCTAAGCGCCCTCTTATTGGTTGTTAGTTGTAACAACAAGAAAGAAGAAAAAGAAGAAGCAACGATATATCCGGTAACCAACCCTGTGAAAATGGATACGGTTATTGATAAAGAATTTGTAGCTCAGATCCGTTCTGTAAAGAACATCGAAGTTCGTGCACAGGAAAAAGGTTTTTTAGAAAAAATCTATGTGGATGAAGGTCAGTACGTACATCAGGGGCAGACCCTGTTCAGAATTATGCCCCAGCTGTACCAGGCAGAATTATTAAAAGCCAAAGCTGAAGTGGAGCAGGCTACAATTGAATTAAAAAATGCAAGTACCTTAGCCAACAACAATATTGTTTCTAAAAATGAAAGAGCAATGGCAAAGGCTAAACTAGATGCCGCTAACGCAGAAGCGAAACTGGCGCAGATCCATTTATCTTTCACAGATATCAAGGCTCCGTTTTCTGGGATTATCAACAGATTGCCTTTGAGATTAGGAAGCCTTGTGGATGAAGGCGATTTGCTGACTTCACTTTCTGATAATACGAATATGTACACCTATTTCAATGTTTCGGAACCTGAATATATTAATTATCAGACGAATGTCGCTTCACGTGGGAGCCAAAACGTTAATTTAATTATGGCAAATGGAGATGTTTTCCCTCAAAGTGGAGAAATTCAGACCATTACAGGAGAATTTGATAATGAAACGGGAAATATTGCATTCAGAGCAAAATTTCCGAATCCCGATAAACTCCTGAGAAACGGACAGACAGGTAAGATCAGAATGACATTACCGCTTAAAAATGCTTTAATTATTCCTCAAAAAGCGACCTACGAAATTCAGGATCAGAAATATGTTTTTGTAGTGGATAACAAAGGCGTGGTCAAATCTAAAAATATTAAGATCGCCTATGAACTTCCTGATGTGTATGTGGTAGGCTCTGGCTTGGCAACAGGTGATAAGGTTTTACTGGAAGGTGTTCAGAAGGTAAAAGACGATCAAAAGGTTCAGACAAAATTCCAGGATCCTAAGAAAGTTCTTAAATCATTGAAATTAAAAGCAGAGTAGAAATTAATGATCATTGATAAAGGATAAATGATGCCGACGCTTTGTCTATCATCTTTTCGTCTGTTATCTATTTTCTAAAAAATATAAAATTACATGTTTAAGAAATTCATTCGCAGACCTGTTCTGTCTATCGTAATCTCTTTGATTATCGTATTTATGGGTGTTTTGTCTTTGGTAAAACTTCCCGTAACACAGTTCCCGTCCATTTCTCCGCCTAAGGTAAATATTACTGCGGATTATCCTGGTGCCAACAACGAATTGCTGATCAAATCCGTAGTTATTCCGTTGGAAAGAGGATTAAATGGAGTACCGGGAATGAAATATATGACCTCTGATGCCGGAAATGACGGTGAGGCCTCTATTCAGGTTGTTTTCGATTTAGGAACCGATCCTAATGTAGCTGCGGTCAACGTACAAAACCGTGTTTCGTCCGTGGTTAATAAACTTCCGCCCCTGGTGGTCCGTGAAGGGGTGAAAATTACCAGGGAAGAGCCTAATATGTTGATGTACATTAACTTGTATAGCGATGACCCTAAGGCAGACCAGAAATTCCTGTTCAACTATGCGGATATTAATGTAATGTCTGAATTGAGAAGGGTGAGCGGTGTCGGTTTTGCAGACATTCTGGGAACAAGAGAATACGCCATGCGTATCTGGCTGAAACCTGACAGATTAACAGCTTACAGCATTTCAGCAGATGAAGTGATGGAGGCACTTAATGAGCAGAGTTTGGAAGCATCTCCTGGTAAAACGGGAGAAAGTTCAGGAAAACGTTCGCAGTCATTTGAGTATATTTTGAAATATCCCGGACGTTTCAAT
The sequence above is a segment of the Chryseobacterium sp. MYb264 genome. Coding sequences within it:
- a CDS encoding helix-turn-helix domain-containing protein, with the protein product MPRTYPNYRLIYNDIISRNHPNKQQECNNILTKREISILDVITLNNIIFGLHDKETVEFNQKHRSYDQNAILEILEYQQKNELNNTELANHFKLSRNTVAKWKKYFNQKHLHSVTI
- a CDS encoding SemiSWEET transporter, with protein sequence MDENILGIIAGILTSVAMLPQLIKVVKEKNAEDLSWVMLIVLISGLSLWVWYGFLKDELPIILSNSFAVILNITLLSCCLMFGKK
- a CDS encoding transposase, coding for MTSFKDINIGTLIEQRVTEYEIEISRICNFFSCSEDKIKEMYRSHTIETELLLKWSKLLEYDFFRIYSQHLILFSPQSNFYTCQKEKTSSLPQFRKNIYTKEVIEFIVELINSGEKNMNEVIERYGIPKTTLHRWTVKYRNMNNKKNSEKSTP
- the porN gene encoding type IX secretion system ring protein PorN/GldN, with product MKKYISSLLVLVSGFAFSQTILNASSPEEFRKMREENKQKVGDTVVDKTVKPLEYGFVDDKDILKSMFVWEIIDMNDKINQPFYYDNPDGLLSTQTRSLYQLLLDAALTGKIEQVYNDENFVDRLSADGIQKRLEKVVINDAAIDILNSGRALTDQEKKQYTDVYKTTTDKVKVLKIMGMWFIDKRDGQMKYRPLGIAAMGPDPAVQGVIGPDGKPIASNDELIDLFWIYYPNARDILANNYVFNRKNSSADLSFDDLINARRFSSIIYKSSSGLGDGIIKDYIPKNADEQLEESDRIKEQILEMENDMWNY
- a CDS encoding META domain-containing protein; protein product: MKNLCYSLSSFILMIVFVSSCMSKPSQAPIDVNNDITEKVWTLTELNGKPIVLKNPKARPFFKLNKADMRYEGHGGCNGVGGTFEIKPEMMRIKFNQGMSTMIACDDLPTERAFLDALLAADNYSVSGKTLSLNKARMAPLAKFESQ
- a CDS encoding efflux RND transporter periplasmic adaptor subunit, with the protein product MKRAVSSIMLSALLLVVSCNNKKEEKEEATIYPVTNPVKMDTVIDKEFVAQIRSVKNIEVRAQEKGFLEKIYVDEGQYVHQGQTLFRIMPQLYQAELLKAKAEVEQATIELKNASTLANNNIVSKNERAMAKAKLDAANAEAKLAQIHLSFTDIKAPFSGIINRLPLRLGSLVDEGDLLTSLSDNTNMYTYFNVSEPEYINYQTNVASRGSQNVNLIMANGDVFPQSGEIQTITGEFDNETGNIAFRAKFPNPDKLLRNGQTGKIRMTLPLKNALIIPQKATYEIQDQKYVFVVDNKGVVKSKNIKIAYELPDVYVVGSGLATGDKVLLEGVQKVKDDQKVQTKFQDPKKVLKSLKLKAE
- the porM gene encoding type IX secretion system motor protein PorM/GldM — translated: MAAGKQTPRQKMINLMYLVFIAMMALNIDAEIIRSYYDSTKALNETRTLTERKNEKIFERTLEAKAQQVPDTYAQPWEQYKQLKGKIDLLVKSADDIKANLKKQSEFHDKDPKTGKDLDVSENFAALNNNEATMAYFFKEGDENAPSKGALDLKAKIDDVRNFINSAFGNNPQLQDLVDRANKSIIAEYPKGKSPNGKTWFQNKFYHQPLIAAISNLEIIQNDARNVQSDALALLLQEKVDASIKFTSYEPIVSGPTDIQAGKQAEVKVMLGTYSNSNKISISGVSKQENGKGIIPISGAGIGEHKLSGVITLTDASGKPQTFPWTHTYNVIAGPREVKMEKGLLLSADKMNVMYRGLENPVSGSILGADNSKLSLSAPGATVRNTGAGKWIVKPTTGNTVKLTLSGVDPYGKTVSEVFEYRIKNVPPPQGQMRGQNVLSMPATSIPNQSVQAAIPDFDFPVSFTVTQFMVRVPGKAALLIKGSSLDDAAGLVRGLRTGDVVSIFDIKATAQGLDGQVIKNITPILINVQ
- a CDS encoding NAD(P)/FAD-dependent oxidoreductase — protein: MKNVDYIIVGDGYAGLFFAHQLIKENKSFILFSEGKTSASQISAGIINPVVLKKFTTFWLAQDQIHFLKDTLKEIETYTGENYLIEAPIHRIFHDENERNLWLKKSGKEELTHFLDPKFDDLKGVKNEYLSGKVNQSARLNVKGFFGGLFAFLENNNFLIKERFNYTDIRIDESSYRDIHFKNLIFCEGMGVKENPYFSEIPVMANKGHHIKVQISQTIPLNITIKKKHFLFPTENGLYFYGGTYDREQLHHQIDSSAVEQLKKGLSEFYPYPFDIHEVNFGFRPTVKDRRPIIGSHTECKNLFVFNGLGARGILNGCYFAKSLYDFIETGIPLPEEISLSRFTQKNEPQ